A single window of Hyphomicrobiales bacterium DNA harbors:
- a CDS encoding hypothetical protein (Evidence 5 : Unknown function), which translates to MPVEKIWQGWGDDQAPDATGNVDPEFASQAGVCLAEQVFRFFHIGDEAQASLVEVEAVLGCSDLARGAMEEARSDAILELDHGGGYGRSRQAKRIGRAREARTIHHAREDAKKFDTVHGRRQPHIVRDF; encoded by the coding sequence ATGCCGGTCGAGAAAATCTGGCAAGGCTGGGGCGATGATCAGGCGCCCGATGCGACCGGGAACGTCGATCCTGAGTTTGCCAGTCAGGCCGGCGTCTGTCTGGCGGAACAGGTTTTCCGTTTCTTCCACATCGGCGACGAGGCGCAGGCATCGCTTGTAGAAGTCGAGGCCGTCCTGGGTTGCAGCGACCTTGCGCGTGGTGCGATGGAGGAGGCGCGCTCCGACGCGATCCTCGAGCTCGATCACGGCGGCGGATACGGAAGATCGCGGCAGGCCAAGCGTATCGGCCGCGCGCGTGAAGCTCGAACAATCCACCACGCGCGTGAAGATGCGAAAAAGTTCGATACGGTCCACGGGCGACGGCAACCTCACATTGTTCGCGATTTCTGA
- the braG gene encoding High-affinity branched-chain amino acid transport ATP-binding protein BraG, with amino-acid sequence MLKAVSKGQDVPLLAVDGLQAWYGESHVLHGVKFDVLPGEVVTLLGRNGAGKSTTLKSIVGIVRKRRGSIRFNGAETIGLSARAIARSGIAFCPEDRGIFSSLNVDENLRLPPVVAEGGLSIDEIFALFPNLRERLKSQGTKLSGGEQQMLAIGRILRTGARLLLLDEPTEGLAPVIVQQIGRTIGKLKERGFTIVLVEQNFHFAATVADRHFVMEHGQVIDMLHNTEIAANTAKLNRYLGV; translated from the coding sequence ATGCTTAAGGCGGTCTCGAAAGGTCAGGATGTTCCCCTGCTCGCCGTTGACGGGCTCCAGGCGTGGTACGGCGAGAGCCATGTGCTCCATGGCGTGAAGTTTGATGTCTTGCCCGGCGAAGTTGTAACCCTGCTCGGCCGCAACGGCGCCGGCAAGAGCACGACCTTGAAGTCGATCGTGGGCATTGTTCGCAAGCGGCGCGGCTCGATTCGATTCAATGGCGCGGAGACCATCGGGCTGAGTGCACGCGCCATAGCGAGGAGCGGGATCGCCTTCTGCCCGGAGGACAGGGGCATTTTCTCGAGCCTCAATGTGGATGAGAATCTGCGCCTGCCGCCTGTCGTTGCCGAGGGTGGCTTGAGTATTGATGAGATATTCGCCCTTTTCCCCAATTTGCGGGAGCGTCTGAAGAGCCAGGGCACAAAGCTCTCCGGGGGCGAGCAGCAGATGCTGGCCATCGGGCGCATCCTGCGGACGGGGGCGCGGCTGCTGCTGCTTGATGAACCGACAGAGGGGCTCGCGCCTGTCATCGTGCAGCAGATTGGCCGCACGATCGGCAAGCTGAAGGAGCGGGGTTTTACAATCGTGCTCGTTGAGCAGAATTTCCATTTCGCCGCGACCGTAGCGGACCGGCATTTCGTGATGGAGCATGGGCAGGTCATCGACATGCTCCACAACACCGAGATCGCAGCGAATACTGCGAAGCTCAATCGTTATCTCGGCGTCTAG
- a CDS encoding 3-oxoacyl-(acyl-carrier protein) reductase: MDLGIAGQTALVLGGTKGLGFACAHHLSAAGVRVAINGRNAEEGRAAVARLSNGAAFIQGDVSDADQPGRLIAEAQEQVGAIGILVTNAGGPPTGQFTDHQLDTWRKALEVNMLAAIEAARLLLPGMIQAGFGRIVNITSFAVKEPYPNMALANGVRAGLTGAMATLAREVIGKGVTVNNILPGLMATGALDRVIRARASRDQIPEAEASARMAASVPAGRLGTAEDFGPLCAFLCSRHADYITAQNIAVDGGLVRSLL; this comes from the coding sequence ATGGATCTCGGAATCGCAGGTCAAACTGCTCTTGTCCTGGGCGGTACAAAAGGCCTCGGCTTTGCCTGTGCGCATCATCTCAGCGCTGCAGGTGTACGGGTGGCCATCAATGGTCGCAACGCCGAGGAGGGCAGGGCGGCCGTCGCACGGCTCAGCAACGGCGCAGCCTTCATACAGGGGGACGTGTCGGACGCGGATCAGCCGGGGCGCCTCATCGCGGAGGCGCAGGAGCAGGTTGGTGCGATCGGTATTCTCGTCACCAATGCCGGCGGGCCGCCAACGGGGCAGTTCACCGACCACCAGCTCGACACCTGGCGCAAGGCGCTTGAGGTGAACATGCTGGCGGCGATCGAGGCCGCGCGGCTCTTGCTTCCGGGCATGATACAGGCCGGCTTCGGGCGGATCGTCAATATCACCTCCTTTGCCGTGAAAGAGCCCTATCCCAACATGGCGCTGGCCAATGGTGTTCGTGCCGGGCTCACCGGGGCCATGGCGACGCTTGCCCGCGAGGTGATTGGTAAAGGCGTGACGGTGAACAACATTCTGCCCGGATTGATGGCGACCGGCGCTCTCGACCGCGTCATTCGAGCGCGCGCGTCGCGCGATCAGATCCCGGAGGCAGAAGCATCCGCGCGTATGGCCGCCTCTGTGCCGGCTGGACGGCTCGGCACTGCCGAGGATTTCGGTCCGCTCTGCGCATTTCTCTGCTCGCGGCACGCCGACTACATCACGGCGCAGAACATCGCGGTGGATGGTGGCTTGGTGCGCAGTCTCCTGTAA
- a CDS encoding Amino acid/amide ABC transporter substrate-binding protein, HAAT family, with product MKKLCLGLFAAACSASAAMAQMSDNTVKIGVLTDQTGVFSSLAGKGSVVAAQMAIEDFGNRIGGKPVELVSADHQNKADIGAQTARRWYDTEGVDMIVDVPNSSVVLAVQQLAREKNRVLIVSGAGTADLTNKACSPNGIHWTWDTYAAAVSTAKAIVQEGGKSWFFLTADYAFGHTMKADVARVVEESGGKVVGGVQHPLNTADFSSFLLQAPSSGADVIALANGGSDTINSLKQAQEFGLTQKAKIAGLAIFLTDIHAIGLQSAQGLYLTTGFYWDQNDETREWSQRFFKRHGAMPTMSQAGVYSAIMHYLKSIEAAGTDSADKVVAQMKATPVNDFFAKNGKIRDDGRMVHDMYLAQVKSPSESKGPWDYYKILRTVPGNEAFRPLSQSECPLVAK from the coding sequence ATGAAGAAACTATGCCTCGGCCTGTTCGCCGCAGCCTGTTCGGCTTCGGCAGCGATGGCCCAGATGTCTGACAACACCGTCAAGATCGGCGTTCTGACCGACCAGACCGGGGTATTCTCATCGTTGGCTGGCAAGGGCTCCGTCGTTGCCGCCCAGATGGCGATCGAGGATTTCGGCAACCGCATAGGCGGCAAACCGGTGGAGCTCGTGAGCGCTGACCACCAGAACAAGGCGGATATTGGCGCCCAGACCGCGCGCCGCTGGTATGATACCGAGGGCGTCGACATGATCGTCGATGTCCCGAATTCATCGGTGGTGCTCGCGGTTCAGCAACTCGCCCGGGAGAAGAACCGTGTCCTGATCGTCTCCGGCGCCGGCACGGCGGATCTTACCAACAAGGCCTGCTCGCCAAACGGCATCCACTGGACCTGGGACACCTATGCGGCTGCCGTCAGCACAGCGAAGGCGATCGTGCAGGAAGGCGGCAAATCCTGGTTCTTCCTCACTGCCGACTATGCCTTCGGCCATACGATGAAAGCGGATGTCGCGCGCGTCGTCGAGGAAAGCGGTGGCAAGGTTGTCGGCGGCGTGCAGCACCCGCTCAATACGGCCGATTTCTCATCCTTCCTGCTCCAGGCGCCCAGCAGCGGCGCTGACGTAATAGCGCTCGCCAATGGCGGCAGCGATACCATCAATTCGCTCAAGCAGGCGCAGGAGTTCGGCCTGACGCAGAAGGCCAAGATCGCAGGTCTTGCCATTTTCCTGACGGATATCCACGCGATTGGCCTCCAATCCGCGCAAGGGCTGTATCTCACCACAGGGTTCTATTGGGATCAGAACGATGAGACCCGTGAATGGTCTCAAAGGTTCTTCAAGCGCCACGGGGCGATGCCGACCATGTCCCAGGCGGGCGTGTATTCAGCGATCATGCACTACCTGAAGTCGATCGAGGCAGCTGGAACCGACTCGGCTGACAAAGTCGTCGCACAGATGAAGGCCACTCCCGTCAACGATTTCTTTGCGAAGAACGGCAAGATCCGCGACGACGGCCGCATGGTCCACGATATGTATCTCGCGCAGGTGAAGAGCCCGAGCGAATCCAAGGGTCCATGGGACTATTACAAGATCCTTCGCACGGTCCCGGGAAATGAGGCCTTCCGTCCGCTTTCCCAGAGCGAATGCCCCCTCGTCGCCAAATAG
- a CDS encoding D-galactonate regulator, IclR family yields MRKAVSTGTLENGVGPDRAKERRPEAPGTQGAQTLMRGLDVLEAIASGATDLPALAKKLGTTRTTTHRLASALVDRRYINFTPREGYSLGPKLLELGFQARRDMPLSKAAHGHLQRLAEHTLDTVQLGILDEGVVFYIDKVPGQRRFEIRSSVGDRHPVWCTGLGKALVLDMSEARWASFLDARGPGLPPLSPSSRTAWFDQMRSYAQKGVAFDLEESEPQLRCVAAPIRDASGAIVAAVSVSSLAPYMQPDRMQALSHDVRETARAISAALGWSRQAAIPAGTTVR; encoded by the coding sequence ATGCGAAAAGCGGTGTCGACCGGTACGCTGGAGAACGGCGTCGGCCCCGATCGGGCGAAAGAACGTCGACCTGAGGCGCCCGGCACGCAGGGTGCCCAGACGCTGATGCGGGGCCTCGACGTGTTGGAAGCGATCGCCTCCGGCGCTACCGATCTTCCTGCGCTGGCAAAGAAACTTGGCACCACCCGGACGACGACGCATCGCCTTGCGTCAGCTCTCGTCGATCGCAGGTACATCAACTTCACACCGCGCGAAGGTTACAGCCTGGGTCCCAAACTACTCGAACTCGGCTTTCAAGCGCGGCGGGACATGCCCTTGAGCAAGGCGGCTCATGGCCATCTGCAGCGCCTGGCGGAACATACGCTCGACACCGTCCAGCTCGGCATCCTCGACGAAGGCGTTGTTTTTTACATCGACAAGGTGCCAGGACAACGCCGGTTCGAAATCCGGTCCAGCGTTGGCGATCGCCATCCTGTATGGTGCACGGGGCTCGGCAAGGCGCTCGTGTTGGACATGAGTGAAGCACGGTGGGCCAGCTTTTTGGACGCTCGCGGCCCCGGTCTGCCTCCCCTCTCCCCAAGCTCCCGAACAGCCTGGTTCGACCAGATGCGAAGCTATGCACAGAAAGGCGTGGCGTTCGACCTTGAGGAATCGGAACCGCAACTGCGCTGCGTTGCGGCGCCCATCCGGGATGCCAGTGGCGCCATCGTCGCGGCAGTCAGCGTATCAAGCCTTGCCCCGTATATGCAGCCGGATCGGATGCAGGCGCTATCCCACGATGTTCGGGAGACGGCTCGGGCCATCAGCGCCGCGCTAGGCTGGAGTAGGCAAGCTGCTATTCCCGCCGGGACAACGGTTCGGTAA
- the LRA gene encoding 2-dehydro-3-deoxy-L-rhamnonate dehydrogenase (NAD(+)), giving the protein MTDPTRFAGRVAVVTGGAAGIGLSVASRIVAEGGKVALWDRDPAAIEAASAKLGASGLGIALDVSDWEAVEAAAKTTADTFGGIDILVASAGITGPNTTTWTYPVEDWRRVIDINLNGVFYCDKAVVPFMLEKSYGRIVNIASIAGKEGNPNAPAYSASKAAVIGLTKSLGKELAKSGVTVNCVTPAAVRTAIFDQMSQTHIDFMLSKIPMGRFGQIEEVAALICWLASEECSFTTGGVFDVSGGRATY; this is encoded by the coding sequence ATGACCGATCCAACACGTTTTGCCGGCCGCGTCGCGGTCGTTACCGGTGGTGCGGCGGGTATCGGCTTGTCCGTCGCCAGTCGTATCGTTGCCGAAGGCGGCAAGGTCGCTCTTTGGGATCGAGATCCGGCTGCGATCGAGGCTGCCTCTGCGAAGCTGGGTGCCAGCGGCCTCGGCATCGCGCTTGACGTATCGGATTGGGAAGCGGTCGAGGCGGCTGCGAAGACGACCGCTGATACTTTTGGCGGCATCGACATTCTGGTGGCGAGCGCGGGCATCACCGGCCCCAATACAACAACATGGACCTATCCCGTCGAGGACTGGCGCCGGGTGATCGACATCAACCTCAACGGCGTCTTCTATTGCGACAAGGCCGTGGTGCCCTTCATGCTTGAGAAGAGCTACGGACGCATCGTCAATATCGCCTCCATCGCCGGCAAGGAAGGCAATCCCAACGCGCCTGCCTATAGCGCTTCCAAGGCCGCCGTCATCGGGCTCACCAAATCTCTCGGCAAGGAGCTCGCCAAGAGCGGTGTCACCGTCAATTGCGTAACCCCGGCCGCCGTGCGCACGGCCATCTTTGATCAGATGAGCCAGACCCACATCGACTTCATGCTGTCCAAGATTCCCATGGGACGTTTTGGCCAGATCGAGGAAGTTGCGGCGCTGATCTGCTGGCTCGCTTCGGAAGAATGCTCCTTCACCACCGGCGGCGTGTTCGACGTCTCTGGCGGACGAGCGACCTACTGA
- a CDS encoding ABC transporter related: MHGPMSDDIILSASGLTKEFKGFVAVDDVALAVRRGTIHALIGPNGAGKTTCFNLLTKVLTPTRGRIVYNGRDITRMRPADIARLGLVRSFQISAVFGQMTVLENVRIALQRRLHGDCFDFWRSERVLSSLHDEAWALVDAVGLADLAVVPASELSYGRKRALEIATTLALDPEMLLLDEPMAGMTQEDVDRISALIRRISKDRTILMVEHNLSVVASLSHRITVLTRGKILAEGDYQTVSSDPRVVEAYIGVPNA, encoded by the coding sequence ATGCATGGACCCATGTCAGACGACATCATTCTGAGCGCCTCCGGGCTTACCAAGGAGTTCAAGGGCTTCGTCGCCGTTGACGACGTCGCGCTCGCCGTCCGACGCGGCACGATCCACGCCCTGATCGGCCCGAACGGTGCCGGCAAGACGACATGCTTCAACCTTCTGACGAAGGTCTTGACCCCGACACGCGGACGCATCGTCTACAACGGTCGCGACATCACGAGAATGCGTCCGGCGGATATTGCCCGGCTTGGCCTCGTGCGTTCATTCCAGATTTCCGCGGTCTTCGGCCAAATGACCGTCCTGGAGAACGTGCGCATCGCCTTGCAGCGCCGTTTGCACGGCGATTGCTTCGATTTCTGGCGTTCCGAACGTGTTCTGTCCTCGCTGCATGATGAGGCGTGGGCGCTCGTCGATGCTGTCGGCCTTGCCGATCTCGCGGTTGTTCCGGCGAGTGAGTTGTCCTACGGCCGCAAGCGCGCACTCGAGATCGCCACGACGCTCGCGCTTGATCCGGAAATGCTCCTTCTCGACGAGCCGATGGCCGGTATGACTCAGGAGGATGTCGACCGGATCTCGGCGTTGATCCGGCGGATTTCCAAGGACAGGACCATTCTGATGGTCGAGCATAATCTCTCGGTGGTGGCATCCCTGTCGCACCGCATCACCGTGCTGACCCGAGGCAAGATACTGGCTGAGGGAGATTACCAAACCGTCTCGAGCGATCCCCGCGTCGTCGAAGCTTACATCGGGGTTCCCAATGCTTAA
- the paaF gene encoding putative 2,3-dehydroadipyl-CoA hydratase (Evidence 3 : Putative function from multiple computational evidences): MDKSANPPGDLPMKPEVILDRATDAIAVVRINRPKVRNALNMSVRRKLAEIFEEFAEDSLLRCVVLTGDETSFAAGADIQDMAEISAVDMYLRHNERLWEAIARCPQPVIAAVNGFALGGGLELAMHADIIIAGRSAKLGQPEVRVGIMPGAGGTQRLTRAVGKFQAMRLCLTGEIIDAREAYAMGLVSKLVADEEVFATAMTMAEQMTKLPPIALAQIKEVILQGQDASLGAALALERKALQVLFATSDKNEGMRAFLEKRPPHYTGA; encoded by the coding sequence ATGGACAAATCCGCGAATCCGCCTGGGGATCTTCCGATGAAGCCGGAAGTGATCCTCGACCGCGCAACCGATGCTATCGCGGTGGTCCGTATCAACCGGCCAAAAGTGCGCAATGCTCTCAATATGTCCGTACGCCGGAAATTGGCGGAGATCTTCGAGGAGTTTGCCGAGGATAGCCTCCTGCGATGTGTTGTCCTGACCGGTGACGAAACAAGCTTCGCAGCCGGCGCCGATATTCAGGACATGGCGGAAATCAGCGCCGTGGACATGTATCTGCGCCACAATGAACGGCTGTGGGAAGCGATAGCCCGTTGCCCGCAGCCTGTCATTGCGGCGGTGAACGGCTTTGCGCTGGGCGGCGGGCTGGAACTCGCCATGCATGCCGACATCATCATTGCCGGGCGCAGCGCCAAACTCGGCCAGCCGGAGGTTCGCGTCGGCATCATGCCGGGCGCGGGTGGCACTCAACGCCTGACACGTGCCGTCGGCAAGTTCCAGGCGATGCGCCTTTGCTTGACCGGAGAAATCATCGACGCGCGTGAGGCTTACGCAATGGGCCTTGTCAGCAAGCTCGTTGCGGATGAGGAGGTCTTTGCGACAGCCATGACGATGGCAGAGCAGATGACAAAGCTGCCGCCGATAGCCCTGGCCCAGATCAAGGAGGTCATCCTCCAGGGACAGGACGCCTCGCTTGGCGCAGCGTTGGCTTTGGAGCGCAAGGCCTTGCAGGTCCTTTTCGCCACCAGCGACAAGAACGAGGGTATGCGCGCCTTCCTCGAAAAGCGTCCGCCTCATTACACCGGCGCATGA
- the paaJ gene encoding beta-ketoadipyl-CoA thiolase: protein MTEAFICTGVRTPIGRYGGALAAVRPDDMAGLVLRELMARAPALPAEAIDDVIMGCANQAGEDNRNVARMGVLLSGLPDTVSATTINRLCGSGLDAVGQAARAIRAGEAEVIIAGGVESMTRAPFVMGKASSAFSRSAEIFDTTIGWRFINAALKERCGIDSMPETAENVAEQFAISRQDQDAFAVRSQQRAAQAQKSGRFGREIVAVTIPQRKGEPIVVDKDEHPRETSVEKLAQLATPFRKGGSVTAGNASGVNDGAAALIIASDTAVARYGLTPLARVVGLATAGVEARIMGIGPVPASRRLMERLGLRISDMDVVELNEAFAAQALACLRQLGLPDVAAHVNPNGGAIALGHPLGMSGARLALTAAVELQERGAKRALCSMCVGVGQGIALVMEKA, encoded by the coding sequence ATGACGGAAGCGTTCATCTGCACGGGCGTGCGGACCCCCATTGGCCGTTATGGTGGTGCACTGGCGGCGGTGCGGCCCGACGACATGGCGGGGCTCGTGCTGCGCGAATTGATGGCGCGCGCGCCCGCGCTGCCGGCAGAGGCCATCGATGATGTCATCATGGGTTGCGCCAATCAGGCGGGTGAAGACAACCGCAACGTGGCTCGCATGGGCGTGCTGCTTTCAGGGCTGCCCGACACCGTGTCGGCGACGACGATCAACCGGCTCTGCGGCTCCGGCCTTGATGCCGTGGGCCAGGCCGCCCGGGCCATCCGGGCGGGCGAGGCGGAGGTGATCATCGCCGGCGGCGTCGAATCCATGACGCGGGCGCCTTTCGTGATGGGCAAGGCCAGCTCCGCCTTCTCCCGTTCCGCCGAGATCTTCGACACGACAATCGGCTGGCGTTTCATCAATGCGGCCCTGAAAGAGCGTTGCGGTATCGATTCCATGCCGGAGACTGCGGAGAACGTGGCCGAGCAGTTTGCGATCTCCCGCCAGGACCAGGATGCCTTCGCCGTGCGCAGCCAGCAACGAGCGGCGCAGGCACAAAAATCGGGCCGCTTCGGGCGCGAAATCGTGGCTGTCACGATCCCTCAACGCAAGGGCGAGCCGATCGTCGTCGACAAAGATGAACACCCGCGCGAGACGTCCGTCGAGAAACTCGCCCAGCTTGCGACACCCTTCCGCAAGGGTGGAAGTGTCACGGCTGGCAATGCATCCGGTGTCAACGATGGAGCCGCCGCGCTCATCATCGCATCCGACACGGCGGTCGCGCGATATGGCCTGACGCCGCTTGCCCGGGTGGTGGGTCTGGCGACGGCGGGCGTCGAGGCGCGCATCATGGGCATTGGGCCGGTGCCGGCGAGCCGTAGGCTCATGGAACGCCTGGGGCTGCGAATATCGGACATGGACGTGGTCGAGCTCAACGAAGCTTTCGCCGCTCAGGCGCTTGCCTGCCTTCGCCAACTCGGCCTGCCGGATGTTGCCGCCCATGTGAATCCAAACGGAGGCGCGATCGCGCTTGGGCACCCCCTCGGCATGTCCGGCGCGCGACTGGCCCTGACCGCCGCTGTGGAACTGCAGGAGCGCGGGGCGAAGCGTGCTCTGTGCAGCATGTGCGTCGGCGTCGGTCAAGGCATTGCCCTTGTGATGGAGAAGGCGTGA
- a CDS encoding Branched-chain amino acid transport system permease protein, whose protein sequence is MAIDSSLPTAAPNQNLGMSRDHMAVILGLVLVLVAAPFFLYPLLVIKILCFALFACALNLLLGYVGLLSFGHAAYFGMASYAAAHAAKIWGFTPELAILFGAVVAALLGAVFGALAVRRHGIYFAMVTLAFAQMVYFFALQAPFTGGEDGIQQVPRGFLFGVLSLADDRALYWFVLAVFIVSMLALHRIIHSPFGQALKAIRENESRATSLGYRVNQYKFLAFVLSAFFAGLAGATKAIAFQLASLTDVYWTMSGEVVLMTLIGGVHTFIGPAVGAALVVVLQNYFASFGDWVTTIQGVVFVVCVLLFREGIVGFISKKLKRPL, encoded by the coding sequence ATGGCGATCGATAGCAGCCTCCCCACAGCGGCCCCCAATCAGAACCTGGGGATGTCACGCGATCATATGGCGGTCATCCTAGGCTTGGTCCTGGTGCTGGTCGCGGCGCCATTCTTCCTCTATCCACTGCTTGTCATCAAAATCCTGTGCTTCGCTTTGTTCGCCTGTGCGCTCAATCTCCTGCTCGGTTACGTCGGGCTTCTGTCCTTCGGCCATGCCGCCTATTTCGGCATGGCGAGCTATGCGGCGGCCCATGCCGCGAAGATCTGGGGTTTCACGCCCGAGCTCGCGATCCTGTTCGGGGCAGTGGTGGCGGCCCTTCTTGGTGCCGTTTTCGGTGCGCTGGCAGTCCGTCGCCACGGTATCTATTTCGCGATGGTGACGCTTGCCTTCGCGCAGATGGTCTATTTCTTTGCCCTGCAGGCACCTTTCACCGGTGGGGAAGACGGTATTCAGCAAGTGCCGCGCGGCTTCCTGTTTGGAGTCCTATCTCTCGCGGATGATCGCGCGCTTTATTGGTTCGTGTTGGCTGTCTTCATCGTGTCGATGCTGGCTCTCCACCGCATCATCCACTCGCCTTTCGGACAAGCGTTGAAGGCGATCCGCGAAAACGAATCCCGTGCCACATCTCTCGGTTACCGGGTGAATCAATACAAATTTCTCGCCTTTGTCCTGTCGGCATTCTTTGCCGGCTTAGCGGGAGCTACGAAGGCCATCGCCTTCCAACTCGCCAGTTTGACCGACGTCTACTGGACGATGTCTGGTGAGGTGGTGTTGATGACCTTGATTGGAGGTGTGCATACGTTCATCGGGCCTGCTGTAGGGGCCGCTCTGGTCGTCGTATTGCAGAACTACTTCGCCTCCTTCGGTGATTGGGTGACGACGATCCAGGGCGTTGTCTTTGTCGTCTGTGTGCTTCTCTTCCGTGAGGGTATTGTCGGCTTCATTTCCAAGAAATTGAAGCGTCCACTCTGA
- a CDS encoding Branched-chain amino acid transport system permease protein — protein sequence MLGLFGIAPQVLFGQLLLGLINGAFYAMLSLGLAVIFGLLNIVNFAHGAFYMMGAFGAWALLYYLDIGYWWALLLAPLAVGLFGIIVERCLLRWLYSLDHLYGMILTFGLALIITGVFRNQYGATGLPYALPPLLTGGHNLGFMYLPNSRAFVVVASLAVCLSTWFVIEKTRLGSYLRAATENPTLTEAFGINVPLLITMTYGFGVALAGFAGVLAAPIYAVNPTMGSDLIIVVFAVVVIGGMGSILGSIITGFSLGVIEGFTKVFWPEASATVIFVIMAIVLMVRPAGLFGKSS from the coding sequence ATGTTAGGTCTATTCGGCATTGCCCCTCAGGTTCTCTTCGGTCAGCTTTTGCTTGGACTGATCAACGGTGCATTCTACGCGATGCTCAGCCTGGGGCTCGCGGTCATCTTCGGGCTGTTGAATATCGTCAATTTCGCTCACGGCGCCTTCTATATGATGGGTGCCTTCGGGGCTTGGGCGCTCTTGTATTATCTTGATATCGGCTACTGGTGGGCGCTACTTCTAGCGCCGCTGGCTGTTGGCTTATTCGGCATCATCGTCGAGCGCTGTCTGCTCCGCTGGCTTTATTCTCTCGATCATCTCTACGGGATGATTCTGACCTTTGGTCTGGCATTGATTATAACAGGGGTCTTCCGCAACCAGTACGGCGCGACGGGGCTGCCCTATGCGCTTCCGCCCCTCTTAACGGGGGGGCACAATCTCGGCTTCATGTATCTCCCCAATTCCCGCGCTTTTGTGGTGGTTGCATCACTCGCGGTCTGCCTTTCCACCTGGTTCGTGATCGAGAAGACGCGGCTCGGGTCCTACTTGCGCGCGGCAACCGAAAATCCCACGCTCACCGAGGCCTTTGGGATCAATGTGCCGCTTCTTATCACCATGACGTATGGTTTCGGGGTGGCGCTCGCCGGTTTCGCCGGCGTGCTCGCCGCGCCGATCTACGCGGTCAACCCCACGATGGGCTCCGACCTCATCATCGTCGTTTTCGCGGTTGTGGTTATCGGCGGAATGGGATCAATCCTCGGCTCGATCATCACGGGGTTTTCGCTCGGCGTGATCGAGGGGTTCACGAAGGTCTTCTGGCCGGAGGCATCGGCAACGGTCATCTTCGTGATCATGGCCATCGTTCTCATGGTGAGACCTGCCGGCCTCTTTGGAAAAAGCTCCTGA
- the yhjC gene encoding Uncharacterized HTH-type transcriptional regulator YhjC — protein sequence MDRIELFRIFTRVVDCSSFTRAADTLGLPRSSVSAAVIELEDRVGARLLHRTTRKVAATQDGLDFYKRCLRLVADVEETENLFRQTDAGLTGKLRIDVPGRIGRLIIAPALPDFLDRHPGIDIDLGVTDRTINLIEDSIDCVLRVGALNNSGLIARPIGKLPLINVASPAYLDRCGVPKSPGDLASHWAVNYASPSTGRVEDWEWVEGDSLRTMPMRGRVTVNSGEAYIACCLAGLGLIQIPAYDVKRHLDAGELVAVMPQYCAEPMPMTLLYPHRHHLSRRLQVFADWLEPLLKRDLLVQDRAPRPTMERDLST from the coding sequence GTGGACCGTATCGAACTTTTTCGCATCTTCACGCGCGTGGTGGATTGTTCGAGCTTCACGCGCGCGGCCGATACGCTTGGCCTGCCGCGATCTTCCGTATCCGCCGCCGTGATCGAGCTCGAGGATCGCGTCGGAGCGCGCCTCCTCCATCGCACCACGCGCAAGGTCGCTGCAACCCAGGACGGCCTCGACTTCTACAAGCGATGCCTGCGCCTCGTCGCCGATGTGGAAGAAACGGAAAACCTGTTCCGCCAGACAGACGCCGGCCTGACTGGCAAACTCAGGATCGACGTTCCCGGTCGCATCGGGCGCCTGATCATCGCCCCAGCCTTGCCAGATTTTCTCGACCGGCATCCTGGCATCGACATTGATCTCGGCGTCACTGATCGCACCATCAATCTGATCGAGGACAGTATCGACTGCGTTCTGCGTGTGGGTGCGTTGAACAATTCAGGCCTGATCGCCCGCCCCATCGGCAAGTTGCCACTCATCAATGTCGCGAGCCCCGCGTATCTCGATCGCTGCGGCGTCCCGAAGTCACCCGGGGATCTCGCCAGCCATTGGGCGGTCAACTACGCCTCCCCCTCGACTGGCCGGGTCGAAGATTGGGAGTGGGTCGAGGGCGATTCACTGCGCACCATGCCAATGCGCGGCCGTGTCACCGTGAACAGCGGGGAAGCCTACATCGCCTGTTGCCTGGCGGGGCTTGGGCTCATCCAGATTCCAGCCTATGACGTCAAGCGTCATCTTGACGCCGGTGAGCTCGTCGCTGTCATGCCGCAGTATTGCGCCGAGCCGATGCCGATGACGTTGCTCTATCCGCACCGTCATCATCTTTCGCGCCGTCTCCAGGTCTTTGCAGATTGGCTTGAGCCCTTGCTGAAGCGGGACCTTCTCGTGCAGGATCGCGCGCCTCGGCCGACCATGGAACGCGATCTCTCGACCTAG